A single genomic interval of Zingiber officinale cultivar Zhangliang chromosome 4A, Zo_v1.1, whole genome shotgun sequence harbors:
- the LOC121972206 gene encoding UDP-glycosyltransferase 83A1-like, giving the protein MGLPHVLALPYPAQGHVIPLMEVCNCLVDHGFKVTFVNTEFNHKRLLAALSTESTMEHIALVSVPDGLGPEEDRSDHGSLTEAIVNVMPRCFLEELIEKSNEAEDPMTCMLVDDSMGWALEIGRKKGLRSAAFWPASAQLLATFLSIPELVSRGVIDGDGTPIPEHETFQLGPGMPFINASHLVWNRYGDDRTKKLIFNHIVNNNRTIDVPEFIICNSFKELEEPTFRYNPKILPIGPLVTSLRPNRAVANFWPEDAACLSWLDEQQPGSVVYVAFGSFTIFDRRQFQEFALGLEATGRPFLWVVRPDLTGDSADAYPDGFKERVGDRGKIVAWAPQQKVLAHPSVACFVSHCGWNSTMEGVRNGKLFLCWPYFADQFLNQNYICDDWKVGLRMTPDESGIVKREQVKSKVEELLSNEEMRARASMLKENAQQNINEGGASFENLKTFMDAFKA; this is encoded by the exons ATGGGCTTGCCACACGTTCTCGCCCTGCCATACCCTGCTCAAGGCCATGTCATTCCCCTCATGGAGGTCTGCAACTGCTTGGTGGATCACGGCTTCAAGGTCACCTTCGTCAATACCGAGTTCAACCACAAGCGTCTGCTCGCCGCGTTGTCCacggagagcaccatggagcatATCGCTCTGGTCTCGGTCCCTGACGGATTAGGTCCGGAGGAAGACCGGAGCGATCACGGGAGTCTCACAGAAGCAATAGTGAACGTTATGCCGCGATGCTTCTTGGAGGAACTAATCGAGAAGAGCAACGAAGCAGAGGATCCGATGACTTGCATGTTGGTGGATGATAGCATGGGATGGGCGCTCGAGATTGGCCGGAAGAAGGGTCTCCGGTCAGCCGCGTTCTGGCCGGCCTCAGCCCAGCTTCTGGCCACTTTTCTGAGCATTCCAGAGTTGGTTTCGAGAGGCGTCATCGACGGCGATG GCACACCAATCCCAGAACACGAGACGTTCCAGCTCGGTCCCGGCATGCCATTCATCAACGCGTCCCACTTGGTATGGAACCGATATGGAGATGACAGAACCAAAAAGCTAATCTTCAACCACATCGTCAACAACAACAGGACCATCGACGTCCCGGAGTTCATCATTTGCAACTCCTTCAAAGAGCTCGAAGAGCCAACCTTCCGTTACAATCCAAAGATTCTTCCCATCGGGCCGCTGGTAACCAGCCTCCGGCCGAACCGCGCCGTGGCGAATTTCTGGCCGGAGGACGCGGCCTGCTTGTCGTGGCTGGACGAGCAGCAGCCGGGTTCCGTCGTCTACGTGGCTTTCGGGAGCTTCACCATCTTCGACCGCAGGCAGTTCCAGGAGTTCGCCCTCGGGCTGGAGGCGACTGGCAGACCGTTCTTGTGGGTGGTCCGGCCCGACCTCACCGGCGACTCTGCCGATGCTTATCCGGATGGATTCAAAGAGCGTGTCGGAGACAGAGGGAAGATTGTGGCTTGGGCACCACAACAGAAGGTCCTTGCTCACCCTTCTGTCGCTTGCTTCGTGTCTCACTGCGGTTGGAACTCCACCATGGAAGGCGTCAGGAACGGGAAGCTCTTCCTCTGTTGGCCATATTTTGCGGACCAATTCCTGAACCAGAACTACATTTGTGACGATTGGAAGGTGGGTCTGCGAATGACGCCTGACGAGAGTGGGATCGTTAAGCGGGAACAGGTGAAATCCAAGGTAGAAGAGTTGCTTTCGAACGAGGAGATGAGAGCAAGGGCATCGATGTTGAAAGAGAACGCTCAGCAAAACATTAACGAAGGAGGTGCTTCGTTCGAGAATCTGAAGACCTTTATGGATGCATTCAAAGCATAG